A stretch of Desulfobacter hydrogenophilus DNA encodes these proteins:
- the larC gene encoding nickel pincer cofactor biosynthesis protein LarC → MILYLDMMAGIAGDMFLGALVDLGVPVDWLKGKLSAVLDGFDLRTEVVFRSHLRAVNLYVDVTDHVTHRHYTNIREMIESADLPDEVRAKALTAFKHIAQAEARIHGKDIETVHFHEIGGIDSLVDIIGSFLALDYLGVDQVAATPVPLGSGTIKCAHGTIPVPVPATVAILKGLEVTGSDAKTEIVTPTGASIVATLAPQFGAMPDMKIEKVGYGAGKRDTGASVPNLLRLVLGSPVVAKNCGENILSDQVYVLYTNVDDMSPEGLGFVMDRLMDQGALDVSFTPAFMKKNRPATRIEVICRREMLQALSTVLLSETTSIGVRYHLCDRMILKRESVDVETSLGRVNAKKITDPNGQIRIMPEYDDCKRIALEKELPFYQVYDRILVESNPHDRQTNRL, encoded by the coding sequence ATGATTCTTTATCTCGATATGATGGCAGGCATTGCAGGGGATATGTTTTTAGGAGCACTGGTGGATCTTGGTGTGCCTGTGGACTGGCTTAAAGGAAAACTGTCAGCCGTTCTGGACGGGTTTGATCTGCGTACGGAAGTTGTGTTCAGGAGCCATTTGCGGGCTGTTAACCTTTATGTGGATGTGACCGACCATGTCACCCATCGCCATTATACCAACATCCGGGAGATGATCGAATCTGCGGATCTGCCGGATGAGGTCCGGGCCAAAGCCCTGACCGCTTTTAAACACATTGCCCAGGCCGAAGCCCGTATCCACGGAAAGGACATTGAAACCGTCCACTTCCATGAGATAGGAGGCATTGACAGCCTGGTAGACATTATCGGCAGCTTTCTGGCCCTGGATTACCTGGGGGTTGACCAGGTGGCGGCAACGCCGGTTCCCCTGGGATCAGGGACCATTAAGTGCGCCCATGGCACCATTCCTGTGCCGGTTCCGGCCACTGTGGCCATCCTTAAAGGCCTTGAAGTGACGGGATCTGACGCCAAAACCGAGATTGTCACGCCCACAGGGGCATCCATTGTGGCAACGCTGGCTCCGCAGTTCGGTGCCATGCCGGATATGAAGATTGAAAAAGTGGGCTACGGGGCCGGCAAACGTGACACCGGTGCATCTGTTCCTAATCTGCTGCGTCTGGTGCTGGGTTCCCCTGTTGTTGCAAAAAATTGCGGGGAAAATATCCTGTCGGACCAGGTTTATGTGCTGTATACCAATGTGGATGACATGAGCCCGGAGGGCCTTGGCTTTGTGATGGACCGCCTCATGGACCAAGGCGCGCTTGATGTCAGTTTTACACCGGCATTCATGAAAAAAAACCGCCCTGCCACCCGCATTGAGGTGATTTGCCGCAGGGAGATGCTCCAGGCGCTTTCCACGGTTCTGTTATCCGAGACCACAAGCATTGGTGTTCGATACCACCTGTGCGACCGGATGATTTTAAAACGTGAATCTGTGGACGTAGAGACAAGCCTTGGTCGGGTAAATGCCAAAAAAATCACCGATCCAAACGGTCAGATCCGGATTATGCCGGAATACGATGACTGCAAACGCATTGCCCTGGAAAAAGAATTGCCTTTTTATCAGGTCTATGATCGGATTCTGGTTGAATCAAATCCCCATGACAGACAAACAAACCGGTTATAA
- the alaS gene encoding alanine--tRNA ligase: protein MTGNEARKIFLEYFKKHNHRHVRSSSLVPQDDPTLLFVNAGMVQFKRVFTGDEKRDYSTAVTSQKCVRAGGKHNDLENVGYTARHHTFFEMLGNFSFGEYFKEKAIDFAWDLLTNGYGFDAEKLYVSVYKDDDQAFDIWNKQIGLPSERISRLGDEDNFWAMGDTGPCGPCSEIHIDRGKEFGCDDPNCAVGCDCDRWLELWNLVFMQFERSEDGTMTPLPKPSIDTGMGLERIISVLQDVPTNFDTDLFVPIMDRVGELAGKKRGESKEVEVAMKVIADHSRASAFLICDGVMPSNEGRGYVLRRIMRRAIRYGRSIGLTQSFLHKTVQTVFSIMDDAYPELKESAAFILNVVKNEEEKFLETLETGMKLLEATVEDLEKRHEKIIPGEVIFKLYDTFGFPVDIIQDHVKEMDITLDLDGFDAAMAEQKARSKSKKKFAGVGDAYKPLTSAGVKTVFKGYDAIEMQSDLLIVVKDDAEVDIANAGDEIEVVTSQTVFYAESGGQAGDKGLFENDSCAIEITDTVKDPSGLFIHKGKVVKGACKKGDTFTLKVDAGLRRATAANHSATHILHAALRKVLGDHVKQSGSLVTPDRLRFDFTHFSAATPEELAAIEIEVNTRIIENHAVTTKEMDMDEAVRSGATALFEEKYGDVVRVVSQGDFSQELCGGTHTRATGDIGLFRILSEGGIASGVRRIEAVTGLAALEAVHADQLAIEKVAGVLKSAKDDVVDRLESFAAEKKAAEKELAALKAKIASKSVENIDDDIRQINGVKVLAKRVEIENPSQLRDLADKFKTKLGSGVLLLGAESNGKALLISMVTDDLTKTFKAGNIVKTAAGIVGGGGGGRPDMAQAGGTKPEFLDKALESVFDTVSK from the coding sequence ATGACAGGTAATGAAGCCAGGAAAATTTTCCTCGAATATTTTAAAAAACATAACCACCGCCATGTGCGCTCGTCGTCCCTGGTACCCCAGGATGATCCCACCCTGCTGTTTGTCAATGCCGGTATGGTGCAGTTTAAGCGTGTTTTTACAGGTGATGAAAAACGTGACTACTCCACCGCTGTTACCTCACAGAAATGCGTGCGGGCCGGGGGCAAACATAACGATCTTGAAAATGTGGGATACACGGCGCGCCACCACACTTTTTTTGAGATGCTGGGCAATTTCTCCTTTGGCGAGTATTTCAAGGAAAAGGCCATTGACTTTGCCTGGGACCTGCTCACCAACGGGTATGGGTTTGATGCCGAAAAACTCTATGTATCTGTTTATAAAGATGACGATCAGGCCTTTGATATCTGGAATAAGCAAATTGGTCTGCCCTCTGAACGCATCTCCCGATTAGGCGATGAGGACAATTTTTGGGCCATGGGTGACACCGGTCCCTGCGGTCCCTGTTCCGAGATCCACATTGACCGTGGTAAAGAATTTGGATGTGATGATCCCAACTGTGCGGTGGGCTGTGACTGCGACCGGTGGCTGGAGTTGTGGAATCTGGTATTCATGCAGTTTGAAAGAAGTGAAGACGGCACCATGACGCCGCTGCCCAAACCCAGTATTGACACGGGTATGGGCCTTGAGCGCATTATTTCCGTACTCCAGGATGTACCCACCAATTTTGATACCGACCTTTTTGTGCCTATCATGGACCGGGTCGGGGAACTGGCCGGCAAAAAACGGGGGGAATCCAAAGAAGTGGAAGTGGCCATGAAGGTCATTGCCGATCACTCAAGAGCCTCTGCTTTTTTGATCTGTGACGGGGTGATGCCTTCTAACGAGGGGCGCGGTTATGTGCTTCGTAGGATCATGCGCCGGGCCATCCGGTACGGTCGCAGCATCGGGTTGACCCAATCTTTTCTACACAAAACCGTTCAAACCGTATTTTCCATTATGGATGACGCTTATCCGGAACTCAAAGAGTCTGCCGCTTTTATCCTCAACGTGGTGAAAAACGAAGAGGAAAAGTTCTTAGAAACCCTTGAAACCGGCATGAAACTTTTGGAGGCAACGGTTGAGGATCTTGAAAAACGGCACGAGAAAATCATTCCCGGAGAGGTGATTTTCAAGCTTTACGATACCTTTGGATTTCCAGTGGACATTATCCAGGACCATGTCAAGGAGATGGATATTACCCTGGATCTGGATGGGTTTGATGCGGCCATGGCTGAACAGAAAGCTCGGTCCAAGTCCAAAAAGAAGTTTGCCGGTGTGGGAGATGCGTATAAACCTTTGACTTCTGCAGGTGTGAAAACCGTATTCAAAGGTTATGATGCCATTGAAATGCAAAGCGATCTGCTCATCGTGGTTAAAGATGATGCTGAAGTTGATATAGCCAATGCCGGTGACGAAATTGAAGTGGTTACTTCCCAAACCGTGTTTTATGCGGAGTCCGGGGGCCAGGCCGGGGACAAAGGGCTTTTTGAAAATGATTCTTGTGCAATTGAGATCACAGACACGGTCAAGGATCCTTCCGGGCTTTTCATCCACAAGGGTAAGGTCGTCAAGGGTGCCTGCAAAAAAGGCGATACATTTACCCTCAAGGTGGATGCAGGACTTCGTCGGGCCACGGCGGCAAACCATTCAGCTACCCATATCCTGCATGCAGCCCTTCGCAAGGTGTTAGGCGATCATGTCAAACAGTCAGGGTCCCTGGTTACGCCGGACAGACTGCGGTTTGACTTCACCCATTTCAGTGCTGCCACGCCCGAAGAGCTTGCGGCCATTGAGATCGAAGTCAATACCCGTATCATTGAGAACCATGCGGTTACCACAAAGGAGATGGACATGGATGAAGCTGTCCGGTCCGGTGCGACGGCGCTGTTTGAGGAAAAATACGGGGATGTGGTCCGGGTGGTTTCCCAGGGCGATTTTTCCCAGGAACTGTGCGGCGGCACCCATACCCGTGCCACCGGCGACATTGGGTTGTTCCGCATCCTGTCCGAGGGCGGTATTGCCTCGGGTGTGCGCCGTATTGAAGCGGTGACAGGCCTTGCAGCCCTTGAAGCAGTCCATGCAGATCAGTTAGCCATTGAAAAGGTGGCTGGGGTTTTGAAAAGTGCAAAGGACGATGTAGTGGACCGGCTGGAAAGTTTTGCCGCCGAGAAAAAGGCTGCGGAAAAGGAGTTGGCCGCACTTAAAGCTAAGATCGCATCCAAATCGGTTGAAAACATTGATGATGATATCAGGCAGATCAACGGGGTCAAGGTGCTGGCCAAACGGGTGGAAATTGAAAATCCTTCCCAGCTTCGGGATCTGGCAGACAAATTTAAGACCAAGTTGGGTTCGGGCGTGCTTCTGTTGGGTGCCGAATCCAACGGCAAGGCATTGCTTATTTCCATGGTCACCGATGATCTGACCAAAACCTTTAAAGCCGGCAATATTGTCAAAACAGCTGCCGGTATCGTGGGCGGCGGCGGTGGTGGCCGGCCGGACATGGCCCAGGCCGGTGGTACCAAGCCTGAATTTCTGGACAAGGCTCTGGAATCTGTTTTTGATACGGTATCTAAATAA
- a CDS encoding ATP-binding protein, with protein MRTESNLQFSPRGGEIGVTLKRSGETVVVEIRDQGPGIPEFVRDKIFDRFFIHPAPGHAQEKYVFRS; from the coding sequence ATGAGGACCGAATCCAACCTGCAGTTCAGTCCAAGGGGCGGAGAAATAGGTGTTACGCTTAAGCGTTCGGGGGAAACCGTGGTGGTTGAAATTAGGGATCAAGGGCCGGGTATCCCGGAATTTGTACGGGATAAAATTTTTGATCGGTTTTTTATTCATCCAGCGCCTGGACACGCGCAAGAAAAGTACGTATTTAGGTCTTAA
- a CDS encoding response regulator yields the protein MSQTVLIVDDDAKLIDLLTEYFGENEFRTHAVMLGADALDAIRDDQPDIVILDIMLPDTDGLEVLKQIRAKHAIPVIMLTAKGDDTDRIVGLELGADDYLPKPFNPRELLARIRAILRRQDRTVNESDTVIIRAGDLELNRSTRTLLAKGKNVPLSTTEFNVLEVLMKHPNTVLSREQITNMAQGRSFMADDRSVDIHVSKLRGKIEKHPSSPVRIKTIWGTGYMFINPDS from the coding sequence ATGTCGCAGACAGTCTTAATCGTAGACGATGATGCAAAGCTCATTGATCTTTTAACCGAGTATTTTGGAGAAAACGAATTTCGTACCCATGCCGTCATGCTGGGCGCCGACGCCCTTGATGCCATACGGGATGACCAGCCGGATATTGTTATTCTGGATATCATGCTGCCGGATACCGATGGTCTGGAGGTACTCAAGCAAATCCGGGCCAAACATGCAATACCGGTCATCATGCTCACAGCCAAAGGCGATGATACAGACAGGATTGTAGGTCTGGAACTGGGTGCGGACGATTATCTACCCAAACCCTTTAACCCCAGGGAACTTCTTGCCAGAATCCGAGCAATTCTCCGACGTCAGGACAGGACCGTAAACGAGTCCGATACCGTAATTATCCGGGCCGGGGATCTGGAATTGAACCGATCCACACGGACCCTGTTGGCGAAGGGCAAAAACGTGCCCTTATCCACCACAGAATTCAATGTTCTGGAAGTGCTGATGAAACACCCCAACACAGTGCTCAGTCGGGAGCAGATCACAAACATGGCCCAGGGCCGAAGTTTTATGGCTGATGACCGCAGTGTGGATATTCATGTTTCCAAACTAAGGGGAAAAATAGAAAAACATCCCTCTTCTCCGGTGCGAATCAAAACAATATGGGGCACGGGGTACATGTTTATCAATCCTGATTCATAA
- the asd gene encoding aspartate-semialdehyde dehydrogenase: MKKVGIVGWRGMVGSVLMERMSAQNDFQKFTPFFFTTSQAGQTAPDVGQGTSELIDAFDIDRLMDMDILVTCQGGSYTEAVRPKLTERGWDGYWIDAASTLRMDEQSIIVLDPVNMPVIETAISKGIKNFIGGNCTVSLMLMALGGLFENDWVEWLTSMTYQAASGAGAKNMRELVSQMRTIGDKAAPILDDPASAILDLDRTVTDTLRSDAYPVENWGVPLGASLIPWIDRAMDNGQTREEWKGFVETNKILGRSDNPIPIDGQCIRIGSMRCHSQAFTIKLKKDVPLDEINAALAANNDWVRVIPNNKEDSIRDLTPAAVTGTLNVPVGRIRKMNIGENFLTAFSVGDQLLWGAAEPLRRILNIIL; encoded by the coding sequence ATGAAAAAAGTCGGAATAGTTGGCTGGCGGGGCATGGTGGGTTCTGTTCTCATGGAAAGAATGTCTGCACAGAATGATTTTCAAAAATTCACACCATTTTTTTTCACCACGTCCCAGGCCGGACAGACTGCCCCTGATGTGGGGCAGGGTACTTCTGAACTCATTGACGCTTTTGATATTGACAGATTGATGGACATGGACATATTGGTGACCTGCCAGGGTGGTTCTTACACCGAAGCCGTGCGTCCTAAATTGACCGAGCGGGGCTGGGACGGGTACTGGATTGATGCGGCATCCACCTTAAGGATGGATGAGCAAAGCATTATTGTTCTGGATCCGGTCAATATGCCGGTCATTGAAACGGCGATATCCAAGGGAATTAAAAATTTTATCGGCGGCAACTGCACGGTATCATTGATGCTGATGGCCCTGGGCGGGCTTTTTGAGAATGACTGGGTGGAATGGCTGACCTCCATGACCTACCAGGCCGCTTCCGGTGCCGGTGCCAAAAATATGAGAGAGCTTGTGTCACAGATGAGAACCATTGGTGACAAGGCGGCCCCGATCCTGGATGATCCTGCCTCAGCGATTCTTGATCTTGATAGGACGGTTACCGACACCTTGCGGTCCGATGCATATCCTGTTGAAAACTGGGGCGTTCCCCTGGGTGCCAGCCTTATCCCGTGGATTGATCGGGCCATGGACAACGGCCAGACCCGGGAGGAGTGGAAAGGGTTTGTGGAAACCAACAAAATTTTGGGGCGCTCAGATAACCCCATCCCCATTGACGGCCAGTGCATCCGCATCGGGTCCATGCGTTGCCATTCCCAGGCCTTTACCATCAAGTTAAAAAAGGATGTCCCTTTAGACGAGATTAATGCCGCCCTGGCGGCCAATAATGACTGGGTCCGGGTCATACCCAACAATAAGGAAGATTCCATCAGGGACCTGACGCCCGCCGCAGTGACAGGTACCCTGAACGTACCTGTGGGCAGAATCCGGAAAATGAATATCGGTGAAAATTTTCTCACCGCATTTTCTGTGGGTGATCAGTTGCTCTGGGGCGCGGCCGAACCTTTGCGGCGAATTTTAAATATCATTCTTTAA
- a CDS encoding ABC transporter permease subunit yields MTAYFIRRLLLVIPTFIGITIMVFTITRFVPGGPIERIIAETRAMQMGEQGGHSRIQAGQGQPLSDDQIKKLEAYYGFDKPVLQSYGLWLFKVLKGDLGRSTRYQDPVWDMIKERIPISLYFGVLSMIVIYGVCIPLGVAKAVHHNSGFDNITSGVIFAGYAIPGWVAGVIMLVIFASRMDLFPLGGLASDYFTDMAVWEKIRDVARHTVLPLLSYVIGSFTVMTLLMKNTLMDNLSADYVRTAIAKGLSFKQAVFRHALRNSLIPIATSFGNNVSILLMGSFLIEKVFNIDGMGLLGYESILDRDYPVVMGILVISSLLFMVGNILSDVCVAIVDPRVRFK; encoded by the coding sequence GTGACAGCGTATTTTATCAGACGGCTCCTTTTAGTGATCCCCACCTTCATCGGCATCACCATCATGGTGTTCACCATCACCCGCTTTGTCCCGGGTGGCCCCATTGAGCGCATCATTGCTGAAACCAGGGCTATGCAGATGGGCGAGCAGGGCGGTCATTCCAGAATCCAGGCAGGCCAGGGCCAGCCTTTGTCCGACGACCAGATTAAAAAACTTGAAGCCTATTACGGATTTGATAAGCCTGTGCTCCAAAGCTATGGACTCTGGCTTTTCAAGGTACTTAAAGGCGATCTGGGCCGGTCAACCCGTTACCAGGATCCGGTGTGGGACATGATTAAAGAACGCATCCCCATCTCCCTTTATTTCGGCGTATTGAGTATGATTGTCATTTATGGCGTCTGTATTCCCTTGGGCGTAGCTAAGGCTGTGCACCACAACAGCGGGTTTGATAATATAACCTCTGGGGTTATTTTCGCAGGCTACGCCATTCCGGGCTGGGTGGCCGGTGTTATCATGCTGGTGATTTTTGCCTCCCGCATGGATCTGTTTCCCCTAGGCGGGCTCGCATCCGATTATTTTACAGATATGGCAGTTTGGGAAAAAATAAGGGATGTAGCCCGGCACACTGTATTGCCGCTTTTATCCTATGTGATCGGCTCTTTTACCGTGATGACCCTTTTGATGAAAAACACGCTTATGGATAACCTGTCTGCAGATTATGTGCGCACGGCCATTGCCAAGGGTTTAAGCTTCAAACAGGCTGTTTTTCGCCATGCCCTTCGTAACAGTCTGATCCCCATTGCCACCAGCTTTGGTAACAATGTTTCCATTCTTTTGATGGGATCATTTCTCATTGAAAAGGTGTTTAATATCGACGGTATGGGCCTTTTAGGGTATGAGTCCATCCTTGACCGGGATTACCCTGTGGTGATGGGGATTCTGGTGATTTCATCCCTGCTGTTCATGGTGGGAAATATTTTGTCTGATGTGTGTGTAGCGATCGTTGATCCCCGGGTAAGGTTCAAATAA
- a CDS encoding ABC transporter permease, with translation MAVLNPVTKEQLRRFCSVKRGFWSLVIILILMFISFFAEVFINSRALVVCYRGEFYFPTYQDMIPGKTFGLGYSYETNYRELKQKLDRDGRTGFVIMPPVPYNPYENDLRFNEYPPFPPSFSLRHFLGTDNVGRDVLARLVYGFRTAILFSLGLLFFNYTVGISLGCAMGYFGGKFDLFFQRIIEIWSNIPFLYVIIIVSSIVVPSFMILILIMAFFGWISITWVMRTMTYREKEREYILAVRSLGASHFRIIFRHIIPNTISVIVTYAPFAISGGIVALTSLDYLGFGLPAPTPSWGELLSQGWQNMEAWWISAAVVSALVVTLMTVTFIGEGIREAFDPRRHTVYE, from the coding sequence ATGGCGGTACTAAATCCGGTGACAAAGGAACAACTCAGACGATTTTGCAGTGTCAAAAGAGGCTTTTGGTCCCTTGTGATCATTCTGATTCTGATGTTTATATCCTTTTTTGCAGAAGTGTTCATTAATTCCAGGGCCCTTGTGGTCTGTTACCGGGGAGAGTTTTATTTTCCCACCTACCAGGATATGATACCGGGAAAAACCTTTGGCTTGGGTTATTCCTATGAGACCAATTACCGGGAATTAAAACAGAAATTGGACAGGGACGGGAGGACAGGCTTTGTGATTATGCCGCCGGTGCCGTATAATCCCTATGAAAATGACCTGCGCTTTAATGAATACCCGCCGTTTCCGCCGTCATTTTCCCTTCGGCATTTTTTGGGCACGGACAACGTGGGTCGGGATGTGCTGGCCCGCCTTGTGTACGGGTTTCGTACGGCCATTCTTTTTTCCCTGGGCCTGCTGTTTTTTAATTATACGGTGGGTATATCCCTGGGCTGTGCCATGGGCTATTTCGGCGGGAAATTTGATCTGTTTTTCCAGCGGATCATTGAGATCTGGAGCAATATCCCGTTTTTGTATGTAATTATTATCGTTTCCTCCATTGTGGTGCCAAGTTTCATGATCCTGATTCTGATAATGGCTTTTTTCGGCTGGATTTCCATTACCTGGGTGATGCGCACCATGACCTACCGGGAAAAGGAGCGCGAATATATTCTTGCGGTCCGGTCCCTGGGCGCTTCACATTTCCGGATTATTTTCAGGCACATTATCCCCAACACCATTTCCGTGATCGTTACCTATGCGCCCTTTGCCATTTCCGGCGGCATTGTGGCCTTAACCTCCCTGGATTACCTCGGGTTCGGTCTGCCTGCACCTACGCCGTCTTGGGGAGAGCTTTTATCCCAGGGTTGGCAAAACATGGAAGCCTGGTGGATTTCCGCTGCCGTGGTTTCAGCCCTTGTGGTGACGCTGATGACCGTCACCTTTATCGGTGAGGGCATCAGGGAAGCCTTTGACCCTCGGCGCCATACGGTGTATGAGTAG
- the recA gene encoding recombinase RecA gives MEKNKEKEKAVQTAMNQIERQFGKGSIMKLGGREIVAVPVIRSGSLALDKALGVGGYPRGRVIEIYGPESSGKTTLALHAVAEAQKKGGIAAFIDAEHALDVAYAKRLGVDCDELLVSQPDNGEQALEIADMLVRSGGVDIMIVDSVAALVPRSEIEGEMGDSHMGLQARLMSQALRKLTGTIGKTATTLIFINQIRMKIGVVYGNPETTTGGNALKFYASMRLEIRKAAAIKSGEDILGSRTKVKVVKNKLAPPFKNVEFDLMYGEGISRTGDLLDMGVELDIVNKSGSWYSFDGERIGQGRENVKAFLIDNPDIFDAIELKVRTELGIAGPEATKTAAATGKDSKPET, from the coding sequence ATGGAAAAGAATAAGGAAAAGGAAAAAGCTGTGCAGACCGCCATGAATCAGATTGAGCGCCAGTTTGGCAAAGGCTCGATTATGAAGCTGGGCGGCCGGGAAATTGTAGCCGTGCCCGTGATCCGGTCCGGTTCCCTTGCCCTGGATAAGGCTCTGGGCGTGGGCGGATACCCCAGGGGCAGGGTTATTGAAATTTACGGTCCTGAATCTTCAGGCAAGACAACCCTTGCACTTCATGCCGTGGCCGAGGCCCAGAAAAAAGGCGGTATTGCCGCATTTATCGATGCCGAGCACGCCTTGGATGTGGCTTATGCCAAGCGGCTGGGTGTGGATTGTGACGAACTTCTGGTTTCCCAGCCTGATAACGGTGAACAGGCCCTTGAAATTGCCGATATGCTGGTGCGAAGCGGCGGTGTTGACATCATGATTGTGGATTCGGTGGCCGCTCTTGTGCCCAGATCGGAAATCGAAGGCGAGATGGGCGATTCCCACATGGGGCTGCAAGCCAGATTAATGTCCCAGGCCCTTCGTAAACTGACCGGAACAATAGGAAAAACCGCCACCACCCTGATTTTTATCAACCAGATACGTATGAAGATCGGCGTGGTCTACGGCAACCCGGAAACCACCACCGGCGGTAATGCCTTGAAATTTTACGCGTCCATGCGTCTTGAGATTAGAAAGGCGGCAGCCATTAAAAGCGGCGAAGATATACTCGGATCCCGGACCAAGGTCAAGGTGGTGAAAAATAAGCTGGCCCCTCCGTTTAAAAATGTTGAATTTGACCTGATGTACGGGGAGGGTATTTCCAGGACCGGCGACCTTCTGGACATGGGGGTTGAGCTGGATATTGTGAACAAGAGCGGGTCCTGGTATTCGTTTGACGGGGAACGCATCGGCCAGGGCAGGGAAAACGTAAAGGCCTTTTTAATTGATAATCCCGATATTTTTGATGCCATTGAACTTAAAGTGAGAACCGAACTTGGAATTGCCGGACCGGAAGCAACCAAAACTGCAGCCGCCACCGGAAAGGACAGTAAACCGGAAACCTAA
- a CDS encoding HAMP domain-containing sensor histidine kinase: MTIKRLYLKILFAFLGILLITILLTMGLFMVTAGRCYKSYLDHETLAKLKIFKVMVQKEVERHKDLPPEKNPDLVQLLDTCTALFDVKLWLTEPKNHIIFQSFKGPVNFLPDRAHRQVHHDSGITLYHYIIKWNKYHAVIPISYRNQGLRLHLFVDTGKTNRHEGLFLMGVIVIGITATLMLLPAISYITRRINRLNQSALEFAGGNLSVRTDIKGHDEIAKLGDTFNRMADRLERLVRNSKELTANVSHELRSPLTRLRVSKELILDKLEQKGASDDAIIRLLNNMESDIGDLDTLIEEALALSKIDYQESALEPETFRFSDFIKSMVNAYHPLLSRNDLILDLNIRDFGKARQDKALVKSVFSNLMDNAIKYSPPGNTIRVSAETVSPKGLAFSITNTCVPMSQQDLDRLFNPFFRIPGQKASGTGLGLAIAKKQMLRCKGTIRAEHTGREICLTVCLP, encoded by the coding sequence ATGACAATCAAGCGCCTTTACCTGAAAATTCTTTTCGCCTTTCTGGGCATTCTTCTTATCACCATCCTGCTGACCATGGGTCTGTTCATGGTGACTGCCGGGCGTTGCTATAAATCCTACCTGGATCATGAAACCCTTGCCAAGCTAAAAATATTCAAGGTCATGGTACAAAAAGAAGTGGAGCGGCATAAAGACCTTCCGCCGGAAAAAAACCCGGATCTTGTCCAACTTTTAGACACCTGCACGGCATTGTTCGACGTCAAACTCTGGCTCACCGAACCCAAAAACCATATTATATTTCAAAGTTTTAAGGGGCCGGTGAATTTTCTGCCCGACAGGGCCCACCGACAGGTCCATCACGACAGCGGAATTACGCTTTATCATTATATAATTAAGTGGAACAAGTACCATGCTGTCATACCCATCAGCTACCGAAACCAAGGATTGCGCCTGCATCTTTTTGTGGACACCGGGAAGACCAATCGCCATGAAGGATTGTTTTTAATGGGGGTTATTGTCATCGGGATTACCGCCACCTTGATGCTGCTCCCTGCGATTTCATACATCACCCGCCGGATAAACCGACTTAATCAGTCTGCCCTTGAATTTGCCGGGGGGAATCTGTCTGTGCGAACGGATATCAAAGGCCATGATGAAATTGCCAAACTTGGGGATACATTCAATCGGATGGCAGATCGATTGGAACGGCTGGTCCGCAATTCCAAGGAACTGACGGCCAATGTGTCCCATGAATTGCGATCGCCCCTTACACGCTTGAGAGTTTCCAAGGAACTGATCTTAGATAAACTGGAGCAAAAGGGCGCTTCGGATGATGCGATCATACGATTATTGAACAACATGGAATCAGACATCGGGGATCTTGACACTCTGATAGAAGAAGCGCTGGCTCTTTCCAAAATTGATTACCAGGAATCGGCCCTGGAACCTGAGACCTTCAGATTTTCCGATTTTATCAAATCCATGGTGAACGCATACCATCCGCTGTTAAGCCGGAACGATCTGATTCTTGACCTTAACATCCGGGACTTTGGCAAGGCCCGCCAAGATAAAGCACTGGTAAAATCGGTCTTTTCCAATCTCATGGACAATGCCATAAAATATTCACCACCCGGCAATACCATCCGTGTGTCTGCCGAAACAGTCTCTCCCAAGGGCCTTGCATTCTCAATTACAAATACCTGCGTACCGATGAGTCAACAGGATCTTGATCGCCTGTTCAATCCGTTTTTCCGTATTCCCGGGCAAAAAGCATCGGGGACAGGGCTTGGACTGGCTATTGCAAAAAAACAGATGCTGCGCTGCAAAGGCACCATCCGAGCAGAACACACTGGCCGGGAAATTTGCCTGACCGTTTGTTTGCCCTAA
- a CDS encoding phosphatidylglycerophosphatase A family protein, translating to MGQKTILIIATGFGLGRIPFAPGTFGTLAGLPLIGLMVWLATAGTPGAAALFLVGVILCAVWISQEAEILIGGKDPGAIVIDEMAGFCVTMTLVPVTVLTLAAGFIAFRCFDILKPFPIRWFEKTFSGGAGIVLDDIMAGLLAAFLLKAIYLSATI from the coding sequence ATGGGGCAAAAAACCATTCTTATTATAGCCACGGGTTTTGGCCTGGGCCGAATACCTTTTGCACCCGGGACCTTTGGCACCCTTGCCGGGCTGCCGTTGATTGGGCTCATGGTGTGGCTGGCAACGGCGGGTACGCCCGGTGCTGCCGCCCTGTTTCTGGTGGGCGTGATACTTTGTGCCGTTTGGATTTCCCAGGAGGCTGAAATTCTGATTGGCGGTAAAGATCCGGGGGCTATAGTCATTGATGAAATGGCAGGGTTTTGTGTGACCATGACCCTGGTGCCGGTGACCGTGCTTACACTGGCAGCGGGCTTTATTGCTTTCAGGTGTTTTGATATATTAAAGCCTTTTCCGATTCGCTGGTTTGAGAAAACTTTTTCCGGCGGGGCCGGTATTGTACTGGATGATATAATGGCAGGGCTGCTGGCTGCTTTCCTGCTTAAGGCAATCTACCTTTCAGCCACGATTTAG